A genome region from Geobacter pickeringii includes the following:
- a CDS encoding IS5 family transposase, whose protein sequence is MQPKSGSQDQGDLFRSRLDQFLNRQHPLFKLADSIDWSVFEKEFGSLYVENVGRPGLPIRLMVALHYLKHAFNVSDETVVAQFVENGYWQYFCGFEYFQHEFPLNPTSLVKWRQRIGHKGVEKLLKVTIETAKAKEYVTEEHLERVNVDTTVQEKAIAFPTDARLYHKARRILVRQAKKAGIELRQSYERLGKTAFIMQGRYSHVRQAKRARREQKRLWLYLGRVIRDIERKCQEPDSLLATMLERAKRIFTQKRDDKNKLYSMQAPEVECIAKGKAHKKYEFGCKVSLVSTSKDNWIVGIQALHGNPYDGHTLKDALAQAEQITGWRPGNAYCDKGYKGEPKFIEKTAVHLANRKKKSMKPREWDWFKRRSAIEPIIGHTKSDHRMNRNYLKGEEGDKINALLAGCGFNLRKLLRAILFGLFKERFRALCTEWDDVLQCFNRNHQPA, encoded by the coding sequence ATGCAGCCAAAATCAGGTTCCCAGGATCAAGGTGATCTATTCCGCTCCCGGTTGGACCAGTTTCTGAACCGCCAGCATCCCCTGTTCAAACTGGCGGATTCCATCGACTGGTCGGTTTTTGAAAAAGAGTTCGGCTCCCTGTACGTCGAGAACGTCGGTCGCCCCGGCCTGCCAATCCGGTTGATGGTTGCTCTCCACTATCTCAAGCATGCGTTCAACGTCAGTGACGAGACGGTGGTTGCCCAGTTCGTTGAAAACGGCTACTGGCAGTACTTTTGCGGCTTTGAGTACTTCCAGCACGAGTTTCCGCTCAACCCGACCAGCCTGGTCAAGTGGCGCCAGCGCATTGGTCACAAAGGGGTGGAGAAACTCCTCAAAGTAACCATCGAAACCGCCAAGGCGAAAGAATACGTGACCGAAGAGCATCTGGAACGGGTCAATGTCGATACCACCGTCCAGGAGAAGGCGATTGCCTTTCCGACAGATGCCCGGCTTTACCACAAGGCCCGTCGTATCCTGGTCCGCCAGGCAAAGAAAGCCGGCATCGAACTCCGCCAAAGCTACGAGCGCCTGGGCAAGACAGCATTCATCATGCAGGGGCGTTACAGCCATGTCCGCCAGGCGAAGCGGGCCAGGCGTGAACAGAAAAGGCTTTGGCTCTACCTTGGCCGGGTCATCCGCGACATCGAGCGCAAATGTCAGGAACCGGATTCACTGCTGGCCACCATGCTGGAGCGGGCCAAGCGGATCTTCACCCAGAAGCGGGATGACAAGAACAAACTCTACAGCATGCAAGCCCCGGAAGTAGAATGCATCGCCAAGGGGAAAGCCCACAAGAAGTACGAGTTCGGCTGCAAGGTGTCACTGGTCAGCACCTCGAAAGACAACTGGATCGTCGGCATACAGGCTCTTCACGGGAATCCGTATGACGGGCATACGCTCAAAGACGCGCTTGCCCAGGCAGAACAGATCACTGGGTGGCGGCCAGGCAATGCTTACTGCGACAAAGGCTACAAGGGAGAACCAAAGTTCATCGAGAAAACAGCAGTTCACCTGGCCAATCGGAAGAAAAAGAGCATGAAGCCCAGAGAATGGGACTGGTTCAAACGGCGCAGTGCCATAGAGCCGATCATTGGGCACACGAAGTCGGATCACCGGATGAACCGTAACTATCTCAAAGGCGAAGAAGGCGACAAAATCAACGCCCTCCTGGCCGGATGCGGTTTCAACCTCAGGAAGCTCCTCCGAGCGATCCTTTTTGGGCTTTTCAAAGAACGATTCAGAGCCCTCTGCACCGAGTGGGATGACGTGCTCCAATGTTTCAACCGAAATCATCAACCCGCCTGA
- a CDS encoding helix-turn-helix domain-containing transcriptional regulator has protein sequence MALTRDFKETVVFRVKNDPEFAQVLLNEAVTLFLSGDAETAKLVLRDLVNATVGFERLAEDIHKPSKSLHRMLSKAGNPTMESLSAIFAAITNFLKVNIKAVTTPLNDAHAFGRSLREA, from the coding sequence ATGGCACTTACTCGTGATTTCAAGGAAACGGTTGTGTTTCGGGTGAAAAACGATCCTGAGTTTGCACAGGTGCTCTTAAATGAAGCGGTGACCCTTTTTCTCAGCGGTGACGCAGAGACGGCGAAACTTGTTCTCCGCGATCTCGTAAATGCGACCGTTGGCTTTGAACGTCTGGCGGAAGATATCCACAAGCCGAGCAAAAGCCTTCATCGGATGTTGTCAAAGGCCGGCAATCCAACAATGGAGAGCCTTTCTGCTATATTCGCCGCGATAACCAATTTTCTCAAAGTGAACATCAAAGCCGTTACGACACCGCTTAACGATGCACATGCATTTGGTCGCTCGCTCCGAGAGGCATAA
- a CDS encoding type II toxin-antitoxin system RelE/ParE family toxin, whose product MSYQVVELLLKDGTSPYGTWFNSLDPVAAAKVRIATLRIEQGNTSSIKWFEGIGEYKIDWGPGYRIYLAQDGLKIIVLLGGGTKKGQSKDIERALALWIDYKRRKKTLKKS is encoded by the coding sequence ATGAGCTATCAGGTTGTTGAACTTTTACTTAAAGACGGAACAAGCCCTTACGGAACCTGGTTTAATTCTCTCGATCCGGTAGCAGCTGCCAAGGTGAGGATTGCCACGTTACGGATAGAGCAAGGCAATACTTCAAGCATAAAATGGTTCGAAGGCATTGGAGAATACAAAATCGACTGGGGGCCAGGTTATCGAATTTATCTCGCTCAAGACGGCTTAAAAATTATCGTCTTGCTTGGTGGTGGGACGAAAAAAGGGCAGTCAAAAGACATAGAGCGAGCGCTGGCCCTGTGGATCGACTATAAACGTCGCAAGAAAACCTTGAAGAAGAGCTAA
- a CDS encoding Fic family protein yields MPKQIDEQDLDAIEQQIAVYSKGIGITELEIALAAVGVVMNRRSLLRRIGVLIENNRIRATGAFKGRVYWPLTSPVSDDRDVEESVIPLSVAGREIRGYVSQPIQRREPVGYQRDFLLSYPNSGPYLDETTRKHLHQIGRAHQENIPAGTMARQVMGRLLIDLSWASSYLEGNTYSLLETERLISFGQAAEGKDALETQMILNHKQAIEFLVESADEIGFNRYSILNLHAILSDNLLPNPEACGRLRQIAVGIGGSVYSPLSTPQLLDEYFQIALDTAATITDPFEQSFFALVHLSYLQPFEDVNKRVARLAANIPLVKHNLCPLSFIDVPKKSYVEGILGVYEQNRIELLLDIFVWGYERSVKRYLSTREELGEPNPFRMKYRALLTEIIREVVLRSAGPTEDIVAAWSAERLPEADRSQFIHLVDAELHGLHEGNIARFRLRPKEFAVWQGKRKA; encoded by the coding sequence GTGCCAAAGCAAATCGATGAGCAAGATCTTGATGCCATTGAACAGCAGATAGCGGTCTACAGCAAAGGTATTGGCATAACTGAACTGGAGATAGCTCTTGCGGCGGTCGGGGTCGTCATGAACCGGCGTTCGCTGCTGCGACGGATCGGTGTTCTCATTGAGAACAATCGTATTCGTGCTACTGGCGCCTTCAAAGGACGTGTTTACTGGCCGCTTACTTCGCCGGTCTCTGATGATCGGGATGTTGAAGAATCGGTCATTCCACTTTCAGTGGCTGGGCGTGAAATTCGTGGTTACGTCAGTCAACCAATCCAGCGACGTGAACCGGTAGGGTACCAGCGCGATTTTCTATTGTCCTACCCGAACAGCGGTCCGTATCTGGATGAAACTACACGCAAGCATCTGCACCAAATTGGCCGTGCCCATCAAGAAAATATCCCCGCCGGTACCATGGCGCGCCAGGTCATGGGCAGGTTACTGATTGACCTCTCCTGGGCATCCAGCTATCTGGAAGGCAATACGTATTCGCTGTTGGAAACAGAACGCCTGATCTCCTTCGGCCAGGCAGCGGAAGGAAAGGATGCACTGGAAACCCAGATGATCCTGAACCACAAACAGGCTATCGAGTTTCTTGTTGAGTCTGCCGATGAAATTGGCTTTAACAGGTATTCCATACTGAACCTCCACGCAATTTTGTCGGACAACCTCCTGCCAAACCCGGAGGCCTGCGGACGTCTCCGTCAGATTGCGGTCGGCATTGGCGGATCAGTTTACTCGCCATTGTCCACTCCTCAGCTCCTGGATGAATATTTCCAGATTGCTCTCGATACGGCAGCGACTATCACCGACCCTTTCGAGCAATCCTTCTTTGCCTTAGTGCATCTCTCCTATTTGCAACCTTTCGAAGACGTCAACAAACGGGTGGCCCGACTGGCTGCCAATATACCGTTGGTCAAACATAATCTCTGCCCGCTTTCTTTTATAGATGTGCCTAAAAAGTCCTATGTGGAAGGAATACTCGGAGTCTATGAACAGAACCGCATTGAGCTCTTGCTCGACATTTTTGTCTGGGGATATGAGCGTTCCGTTAAACGTTACCTGAGTACACGAGAAGAGCTGGGAGAGCCCAATCCTTTCCGGATGAAATACCGTGCACTACTGACCGAGATCATACGAGAGGTAGTTCTCCGAAGTGCGGGACCGACCGAGGACATTGTAGCCGCTTGGTCAGCAGAGCGTCTGCCGGAGGCCGATAGATCGCAATTTATACATCTGGTGGATGCTGAATTGCACGGCCTGCACGAAGGGAATATTGCCAGGTTTCGTCTGCGGCCCAAGGAGTTTGCCGTTTGGCAAGGGAAGAGAAAAGCTTGA
- a CDS encoding coiled-coil domain-containing protein, protein MAELLSVRFSKIGHSTARLDGLAYDLTGDDGSPENSMIIASNATGKTSQLHLLYSIFLPAKHDLATHLDEDGRSFPYYFQDNEVGFIVTEWTIPGSNRSLLGGMEKTRVVGRFTQYSNRDEEKHETYFFSFIADEEVGIDDLPLTSSIQVGRVEKHCRTISETKKYLNEVFNKPGREFYCKDVIRDWHDNLRKIGFNIDQFKMMMKFTLSEGDSSSFLKKFKDNDLILDFLCGEVIDKKATDQIRRMLSEHRESVRMEPEIRAQLDAFTALLGRLSLIKPVADSYKASMTNHAAANRQLQSVASRLDATKIACETKLKELNEKLENSEIGLADSKAGLEHLTATLYGVQERMAFLSSLAADDNFRACEKDLEQANRTIKALEALLKSGEVDDARATRDQLLNQLDLLDGPVREKSEEVAMASHLLDSYLRQDYATATVELSRRQDLLKDAEKIRKEHEDKQRGQSASHNQMIGEKEGLDKLERERTRSVENLIFSGILKDAHDSVEKALAGSLSAEERLTEEKNRLDSLKAELDSRLSGLGEQLKGQRKELNGLEAEKIKKELDQSNYLTARSIVSSLPGIRSCFEQYDEADLFYPGLSGRLNDRYDMFLREDQRVREKITKLNEKISAIEAHGGLQPPAQDVIRVIETLGKAGIEAFSWWQIFSERNYSVAEAEALIALNPPRYGGVAVKTKKALENAREILGVGCGVLAPVIVSVYTDDSSDAQYNGLAVLPDVALAIDIDLSKGFCDRSRVEIAEYEASLPLIKESQIAANTAKEKLTVFLGTYSEVSETVLLDAILVAKSRVATCQEELATLQAKEQEAIAERDSLKPLIEEKIAELRGVKERLGALSAHQARHEQDREERLLRIAELASDISGLSLLITAGQEAITAAEQKVLQRRDSVTECQGIATGLLQEFTLLNIERKVQPDIAFAQLATSSKSARELRDTKQRALEAASTDKEYITVKANADISKKMYEKVFKEYQDDFGAVPEDDKQSAAAELGERAVSKGDISDAQSNRDLLIERKGQAKTTQESAQKIYNDLKKKHHGMAVVQFIGDDTACVEQESFCNGEIVRLQELITTTNNDITEHRFAIEHCRGELKHISSLADSVSLERATGGEPFACVDEAETELHVSVKQVETFAGELMRLEDALKRQSRDLGKLLDEPLCTSVPIAVSTIKEEKNRREDGILRDGIDELLVYIQQAADPLPHELAKLEQDKQTTVDEVMHVAKKAFKLLQNLGKKSKIPELGGIWHSWFGLPFVRFTTRVDPDSESSRLAVAGSVTRLAQLEGELPNGAAIVRTALAEMLSGAFQIETLKPDPLPTTKYYPISHKEGVRSWSGGQKLSGSVLLYMAFSNLLMVEGQAAGGVLLMDNPFGSCNHIEFVRLIVALTRQYGIQMVAYTPVVDEEIRRMYRNNVLLRKGGASGLSKRGFTMVQLEQKIYNNGEAARLRIKAEVPNAT, encoded by the coding sequence ATGGCTGAACTCCTCTCGGTACGATTCTCCAAAATCGGCCACTCGACGGCCAGGCTTGATGGTCTAGCATACGATTTGACCGGTGATGATGGCAGTCCAGAAAATTCGATGATCATCGCGTCGAACGCTACCGGCAAAACAAGTCAACTCCATCTGCTGTATTCCATTTTCCTGCCTGCAAAGCATGATCTGGCTACTCATTTGGATGAAGATGGCCGGTCATTTCCTTACTACTTCCAGGATAATGAGGTCGGATTTATCGTAACGGAATGGACTATCCCCGGCAGTAACCGCAGCCTCCTTGGGGGAATGGAGAAAACGAGGGTTGTGGGAAGATTTACCCAATATTCAAATCGTGATGAAGAAAAACATGAAACTTATTTTTTCTCGTTTATCGCTGACGAAGAGGTGGGTATTGACGACTTACCGCTCACATCGTCGATCCAGGTGGGTCGGGTTGAGAAACATTGCAGGACTATCAGCGAGACCAAAAAATATCTCAATGAGGTATTCAACAAGCCGGGGCGCGAATTCTACTGTAAGGACGTCATTCGCGACTGGCACGACAATCTCCGGAAAATCGGCTTCAATATTGACCAGTTCAAGATGATGATGAAGTTTACCCTGAGCGAGGGCGATTCCTCGTCTTTTCTAAAAAAATTCAAAGACAATGATCTGATTCTGGATTTTCTCTGTGGTGAAGTCATCGACAAGAAGGCAACTGACCAGATCCGGAGAATGTTGAGCGAACATCGTGAGTCGGTACGGATGGAACCGGAAATCAGGGCGCAGCTCGACGCCTTCACTGCGCTTCTCGGCCGGTTGTCACTTATAAAACCGGTAGCGGACAGTTATAAAGCTTCGATGACAAATCATGCCGCTGCCAACCGGCAGTTGCAATCTGTAGCGTCCCGGCTGGATGCTACTAAAATAGCCTGTGAGACCAAACTGAAAGAACTCAATGAAAAACTGGAAAACTCTGAGATTGGCCTCGCTGACAGCAAGGCCGGGCTGGAGCATCTCACAGCAACTCTCTACGGTGTTCAGGAGAGGATGGCATTTTTATCCAGCCTCGCAGCAGACGATAATTTCCGGGCATGTGAGAAAGATCTCGAACAGGCCAACCGCACGATCAAGGCTCTGGAAGCCTTGCTGAAGTCCGGAGAAGTCGACGATGCCCGCGCGACGAGAGATCAGCTTCTGAATCAGCTCGATCTTCTTGACGGTCCGGTCAGGGAGAAATCTGAAGAAGTTGCCATGGCGAGTCACCTGCTTGATTCCTATCTGCGCCAGGATTATGCCACCGCGACCGTGGAACTTTCCCGCCGCCAAGATCTCTTGAAGGATGCGGAGAAAATCAGAAAAGAACACGAAGACAAGCAAAGGGGCCAGTCTGCCAGCCATAACCAGATGATCGGAGAGAAAGAAGGGCTCGACAAGCTTGAACGGGAACGAACAAGATCTGTTGAGAACCTGATTTTTTCAGGGATTCTGAAGGATGCTCATGATTCTGTTGAAAAAGCTTTGGCAGGCTCACTGAGTGCGGAAGAACGGTTGACGGAGGAGAAAAATCGGCTGGATAGTCTGAAAGCCGAACTGGACAGCAGGTTGTCCGGGCTCGGCGAGCAGCTCAAGGGACAGCGTAAAGAGCTGAACGGGCTGGAGGCGGAGAAGATAAAAAAAGAGCTGGATCAGAGCAATTACCTTACTGCTCGTTCGATTGTTTCCAGCTTACCTGGTATCAGGAGTTGTTTTGAGCAATACGATGAGGCGGATCTGTTTTACCCAGGTTTAAGCGGCAGGCTGAATGACCGTTATGATATGTTCCTGCGCGAGGACCAAAGGGTCAGAGAAAAGATCACAAAATTGAACGAAAAAATTTCTGCGATAGAAGCCCATGGAGGATTGCAGCCACCGGCGCAGGATGTGATTCGGGTTATCGAAACCCTTGGTAAAGCAGGAATTGAGGCTTTCTCCTGGTGGCAGATTTTTTCCGAGCGGAATTACAGTGTCGCTGAAGCCGAAGCCCTGATCGCCCTTAATCCTCCCCGATATGGCGGAGTGGCAGTAAAGACCAAGAAAGCCCTCGAAAATGCCAGGGAAATTCTGGGTGTTGGCTGCGGGGTTCTGGCACCGGTTATCGTGTCAGTGTACACCGATGATTCTTCTGATGCCCAGTATAATGGTCTGGCAGTGCTTCCGGATGTGGCACTGGCCATTGATATTGATCTTTCCAAAGGTTTTTGTGATCGAAGTCGGGTGGAAATAGCAGAATATGAAGCATCGTTGCCGTTAATAAAGGAGAGTCAGATCGCGGCTAATACGGCCAAGGAAAAGCTTACGGTTTTTCTTGGCACCTATAGTGAGGTGTCTGAGACGGTTCTGCTAGATGCCATTCTCGTGGCAAAAAGCCGGGTGGCGACCTGCCAGGAAGAACTGGCTACTCTTCAGGCAAAAGAACAAGAAGCGATCGCGGAACGTGACAGCTTAAAACCGCTTATTGAAGAGAAAATAGCAGAACTCAGGGGAGTTAAGGAACGGCTTGGTGCGTTGTCAGCCCACCAGGCACGGCACGAACAGGATCGTGAGGAACGCCTACTGCGCATTGCAGAACTGGCATCAGATATTTCTGGATTATCACTGTTGATTACTGCTGGTCAGGAAGCAATCACTGCGGCGGAACAGAAGGTTCTACAGCGGAGGGATTCGGTTACAGAATGTCAAGGAATCGCCACCGGCCTGTTGCAAGAGTTCACTCTGCTCAATATTGAGAGAAAAGTGCAACCTGATATCGCCTTTGCCCAATTGGCAACCAGCTCAAAATCTGCCCGGGAGCTGCGGGACACGAAGCAGCGCGCTCTTGAAGCCGCAAGCACTGACAAGGAATATATAACGGTCAAGGCAAATGCCGACATATCCAAGAAAATGTACGAGAAAGTTTTCAAGGAATACCAGGATGATTTCGGAGCGGTTCCGGAAGATGACAAGCAATCTGCAGCCGCGGAGCTCGGTGAACGGGCGGTAAGCAAAGGCGACATCTCGGATGCCCAGTCTAACCGGGATCTGCTGATAGAACGCAAAGGTCAGGCGAAAACAACTCAGGAATCAGCTCAGAAAATCTACAATGATCTCAAGAAAAAACACCATGGCATGGCCGTTGTCCAATTTATCGGGGATGATACGGCCTGTGTCGAACAGGAGAGCTTCTGTAACGGAGAAATCGTCAGGCTGCAGGAACTGATCACTACCACCAATAATGATATCACGGAACACAGATTCGCTATCGAGCATTGCAGGGGTGAGCTGAAACATATTTCCAGCCTTGCTGATTCCGTTAGTCTGGAGAGAGCCACCGGAGGAGAGCCATTTGCTTGTGTTGACGAGGCTGAAACCGAGTTACATGTAAGTGTAAAACAGGTGGAAACTTTTGCTGGAGAACTGATGCGGCTCGAAGACGCCCTAAAGAGACAGAGCAGGGATCTGGGCAAACTCCTGGATGAACCACTCTGTACGTCGGTGCCGATAGCGGTGTCCACGATCAAAGAGGAAAAGAACCGGCGGGAAGATGGCATCTTGCGTGATGGAATAGACGAATTGCTGGTTTATATCCAACAGGCAGCAGACCCACTCCCTCACGAGCTCGCCAAGCTTGAACAGGACAAGCAGACAACCGTTGACGAGGTCATGCATGTGGCCAAGAAGGCCTTCAAGCTATTACAGAACCTCGGTAAAAAAAGCAAGATCCCGGAACTAGGCGGTATCTGGCATAGCTGGTTCGGACTCCCCTTTGTTAGATTTACTACCAGGGTTGATCCAGATTCAGAATCGTCCCGTCTGGCGGTCGCTGGCTCGGTTACCCGTCTGGCACAGCTGGAAGGAGAACTACCCAACGGAGCGGCGATCGTCCGGACCGCTTTGGCCGAAATGTTGAGTGGCGCCTTCCAGATTGAAACGTTAAAGCCGGATCCCCTGCCGACGACGAAATATTACCCGATTTCCCACAAAGAAGGTGTCCGCTCATGGTCAGGCGGGCAAAAGCTTTCTGGATCGGTTCTTCTTTATATGGCTTTCAGTAACCTTCTGATGGTTGAAGGACAAGCTGCTGGCGGCGTGCTGTTGATGGATAATCCCTTCGGTTCCTGCAACCATATTGAATTTGTCCGGTTAATCGTGGCGTTGACTCGTCAGTATGGGATACAGATGGTTGCCTACACACCGGTGGTCGATGAAGAAATTCGCAGAATGTACCGGAACAATGTCCTCTTGAGGAAGGGAGGGGCGTCCGGATTGAGCAAACGGGGCTTTACCATGGTGCAGTTGGAACAGAAAATCTACAATAATGGCGAGGCTGCCAGACTGAGAATCAAGGCCGAGGTACCGAATGCTACCTGA
- a CDS encoding IS3 family transposase (programmed frameshift): MKSRRRFSAEFKAKVALEAIRGEQTLSDLAARYEVHPNMITNWKRQAIENMAAVFSGAAEHSNKANDDQIKDLHAKIGQLTVERDFLGQSLRSLSLSTTRRKALVEPDHDRLSIARQCELLSIKRSAYYYQPVGESPQNLELMRLIDEQHLETPWYGTRQMTRHLRREGHAVNRKRIGRLMQLMGLSAIYQKPNTSKPHPQHRVYPYLLRGVTIDRPNQVWCADISYIPLRRGFLYLAAIMDWASRKVLSWRLSNTMDADFCVAALEDALARFGKPEIFNTDQGSQFTSDAFTKVLKDAEIRISMDGKGRWRDNVMIERLWRSLKYECIYLHAFETGSEVRQGLSRWINFYNMRRPHSKLDDRTPHEAYWQKPRPGYAGRILSLAA; this comes from the exons ATGAAGAGCCGTCGTCGTTTTTCCGCCGAGTTCAAGGCCAAGGTTGCCCTGGAAGCGATCCGGGGCGAGCAGACCCTGAGCGATCTGGCCGCCCGCTATGAAGTGCATCCCAATATGATCACCAACTGGAAACGGCAGGCCATCGAGAACATGGCAGCGGTGTTTTCCGGAGCCGCCGAGCACAGCAATAAGGCGAATGACGATCAGATCAAGGACCTGCACGCCAAGATCGGACAACTCACCGTGGAGCGGGATTTTTTGG GCCAAAGCCTTCGGTCGCTGTCGCTGAGTACAACCCGAAGGAAGGCCCTGGTCGAACCCGACCATGACCGACTCAGTATTGCCCGGCAGTGTGAACTGCTCTCGATCAAACGATCGGCCTACTATTACCAGCCAGTGGGCGAAAGCCCACAGAACCTGGAACTGATGCGCCTGATCGACGAGCAGCATCTCGAAACACCGTGGTATGGCACCCGACAGATGACCCGGCACTTGCGCCGGGAGGGTCATGCCGTCAATCGCAAGCGCATCGGTCGGCTGATGCAGTTGATGGGACTATCGGCTATCTACCAGAAGCCGAACACGTCGAAGCCGCATCCGCAGCACAGGGTCTATCCTTACCTGCTGCGTGGCGTGACCATCGACCGGCCAAACCAGGTCTGGTGCGCCGATATCAGCTATATTCCGCTGAGGCGAGGTTTCCTCTACCTGGCGGCGATCATGGATTGGGCCAGTCGCAAGGTCCTGTCATGGCGGCTTTCCAACACCATGGACGCCGATTTCTGCGTTGCCGCGCTCGAAGACGCCCTGGCTCGCTTCGGCAAACCCGAGATCTTCAACACCGACCAAGGGAGCCAGTTCACCAGCGATGCGTTCACCAAGGTCCTCAAGGACGCTGAGATCCGCATTTCGATGGACGGCAAGGGGCGCTGGCGGGACAACGTCATGATCGAGCGGCTATGGCGTTCTCTGAAATACGAGTGCATCTACCTGCACGCCTTCGAGACCGGCAGCGAGGTTCGTCAAGGTTTGAGCCGCTGGATCAATTTCTACAACATGCGCCGCCCGCACTCGAAACTAGACGACCGGACGCCGCATGAGGCATATTGGCAAAAACCCCGGCCTGGCTACGCCGGCCGTATTCTCTCACTGGCGGCATGA
- a CDS encoding IS5 family transposase gives MRGFDSNTEALFTYVTPESFVPKDHPLRAIRKMADEALAGMDKLFDSMYATTGRSSIPPEKLLKAQLLMILYSIRSNRQLVEQIHYNFLFRWFLGMGLDEKVWDHSSFTKNSERLIGSEVAAEFLSRVLAQAERKRLLSREHFTVDGTLIEAWASIKSFKPKDGPPSAGGGGRNDTVDFKGQKLTNETHGSTTDPDARLYRKGKNKEAKLCYQGHTLMENRSGLIIRTKVTTATGSGERDAAKTMVQQLPRTTRRITLGGDKGYDTEPFVRELRRLKITPHVAQNTTNRRSAIDGRTTNHPNYTISQKIRKRIEEGFGWMKTVGRLRKTMYRGIEKIAMQLDLHAAAYNLVRMKNLGLGVT, from the coding sequence ATGCGCGGTTTTGACAGCAATACAGAAGCACTCTTTACCTACGTAACACCTGAATCCTTTGTCCCGAAGGACCACCCGTTGCGGGCCATCCGTAAGATGGCCGACGAAGCGCTGGCAGGGATGGACAAGCTCTTTGATAGCATGTACGCCACAACCGGCCGCTCCTCAATCCCGCCGGAGAAGCTGCTCAAGGCCCAACTGCTGATGATCCTCTACTCCATCCGCAGCAACCGGCAGCTGGTGGAGCAGATCCATTACAACTTCCTGTTCCGCTGGTTTCTCGGCATGGGCCTGGACGAGAAAGTCTGGGACCATTCCAGCTTTACCAAGAACAGCGAACGATTGATTGGCTCCGAGGTCGCCGCCGAGTTTCTTTCCCGCGTTCTGGCCCAGGCAGAACGTAAGCGTCTCTTGTCTCGTGAGCACTTCACCGTTGACGGTACTCTCATCGAAGCCTGGGCCTCCATCAAGAGCTTCAAGCCCAAGGATGGACCTCCTTCAGCAGGTGGTGGCGGCAGGAACGATACCGTGGATTTCAAAGGGCAGAAACTTACCAACGAAACCCATGGTTCCACCACTGACCCTGATGCCAGGCTCTACCGCAAGGGGAAGAACAAGGAAGCCAAGCTCTGCTACCAGGGACATACCCTGATGGAGAATCGCAGTGGCCTCATCATCAGGACCAAGGTGACAACGGCAACCGGTTCCGGGGAACGCGACGCAGCTAAGACCATGGTGCAGCAATTGCCAAGGACGACTCGGCGCATCACTCTTGGCGGGGACAAAGGCTACGACACTGAGCCCTTTGTCCGAGAGCTGCGCCGGCTCAAGATTACGCCGCACGTGGCTCAGAACACCACCAACAGGAGATCAGCCATCGACGGCAGAACAACCAATCATCCGAACTACACCATCAGCCAGAAGATCAGAAAACGAATCGAAGAAGGCTTTGGCTGGATGAAGACCGTGGGCAGATTACGCAAGACGATGTACCGGGGAATCGAGAAGATCGCCATGCAACTTGACCTGCACGCTGCGGCCTACAACCTGGTTCGGATGAAAAACCTGGGGCTCGGTGTCACCTGA